A single genomic interval of Lathyrus oleraceus cultivar Zhongwan6 chromosome 7, CAAS_Psat_ZW6_1.0, whole genome shotgun sequence harbors:
- the LOC127102465 gene encoding subtilisin-like protease SBT1.3: MAKSQITPMESMSFILTTCFLLSIVLSSTNAEFTKTTYIIQMENSAKPEVFSSHLDWYSSKVKSVLSKSVDAEMDNNDDEERIIYSYSTAFHGMAAKLSTEEAKKLESEDGVVAIFPDTKYELHTTRSPYFLGLEPIQTNNESWSEKRVSHDVVVGVLDTGIWPKSESFNDAATSKIDEQADYKSPRDQDGHGTHTAATVAGSPIHGANLLGYAYGTARGMTPGARIAAYKVCWTGGCFSSDILSAVDTAVANGVQAEIQSIGSDGRASDTLSEIATVRFAGLVKYQQIQTANNIPDANNITAGDTLWIPLPRGCDKVDDSSVLHYAHVVESGSDASVTNATVKPSESSAIQRSTKVISKAPISQPPSVSSGLAGPTTPAKGMLFPM, from the exons ATGGCTAAGTCTCAAATCACTCCAATGGAAAGCATGAGTTTCATTCTAACAACATGTTTCCTCTTGAGTATAGTCTTATCTTCAACAAATGCTGAGTTTACCAAAACCACTTACATCATTCAAATGGAAAACTCGGCGAAACCAGAAGTGTTCTCCAGTCATCTAGATTGGTATTCATCAAAAGTAAAATCAGTTTTGTCTAAATCAGTAGATGCTGAAATGGACAACAATGATGATGAAGAGAGAATCATTTATAGTTACAGTACTGCTTTTCATGGAATGGCTGCTAAGTTAAGCACAGAAGAAGCGAAAAAGCTAGAATCTGAAGATGGTGTTGTAGCTATATTCCCTGATACAAAGTATGAACTACACACTACAAGAAGTCCTTATTTTCTTGGTCTTGAACCGATTCAAACCAACAACGAAAGCTGGTCGGAAAAACGAGTTAGCCATGATGTTGTAGTTGGAGTTTTGGACACTGGTATTTGGCCTAAGAGTGAGAGTTTCAATGACGCCG CAACTAGTAAGATTGATGAGCAAGCAGATTACAAATCACCAAGAGATCAAGATGGTCATGGAACTCACACTGCAGCTACTGTTGCTGGATCTCCAATTCATGGTGCTAATCTTCTTGGTTATGCTTATGGAACCGCAAGAGGAATGACACCAGGTGCAAGAATTGCAGCTTACAAAGTGTGTTGGACTGGTGGATGTTTCAGCTCAGATATTCTATCAGCGGTTGATACAGCAGTAGCCAACGGAGTACAAGCAGAAATTCAAAGCATTGGAAGCGATGGTCGAGCAA GTGACACGTTAAGCGAAATAGCGACGGTTCGTTTTGCCGGTTTGGTGAAGTATCAACAGATCCAAACCGCTAATAACATACCAGATGCTAACAATATAACCGCTGGTGATACGCTTTGGATTCCTTTGCCTCGTGGCTGTGATAAGGTGGATGACAGCAGTGTTTTGCATTATGCACATGTTGTGGAATCTG GGTCAGATGCTTCAGTTACTAATGCAACTGTTAAGCCATCTGAATCATCAGCTATACAAAGGAGCACCAAAGTTATTTCTAAAGCTCCTATTTCTCAACCTCCCTCTGTGAGTTCTGGTTTAGCAGGACCTACAACTCCTGCTAAGGGTATGCTATTCCCAATGTAG